The genome window GCAATTACCCATTGAATAATTGGAATTTTATCCGTAATGTCTCGCCGAAGGGGTGATGTTCAGGATATTTTAAAATCGGATGTTATGGAATAATGAAAGAAAACCTGAACACTATACCAAAATGAGGAGATTGCTTATGTGGCAAGAGTTTAAGAAGTTCGCGTTAAAAGGGAATATTTTCGATATGGCTGTCGGTATCATTGTCGGCGCTGCATTTAGCCCTATCGTAAAATCGTTTGTGGATGATGTGCTGATGCCGCCCATCGGATTGTTGCTCGGTGGCGTTGATTTTACGGATATGTTTCTCGTGCTGAAGCAGGGTGCCGCCGCAGCCGGACCGTACGCAACATTGGCAGCCGCCAAAGAAGCCGGTGCGGTTACGATAAATGTTGGCACATTTATTAACACCGTAATCAACTTTTTGATTATTGGATGGGCTGTTTTTATGTTGGTTAAAGGTGCTGCAAAGATGGAAAAGAAAGAAGAAGAAAAACCAGCCGCACCGCCCGCACCGCCGGAAGACGTTGTTTTGCTTCGTGAAATTCGCGATGCTTTAAAAGCGAAGTAAGTTGTTGTAAAAGCTTAACCTGGAGCGTCTCTGCGAATTGCGCGGGGACGCTCTTTTTTATTGGATAATCAGCAATTTACCCTTTTTTTCCTGCCCGTTCCATCGCACCACATACACATAAACACCGCTGGCAACCGGAACCTGTTGTGCTGTTTGCAAATCCCATTCGACCGCGCCGGCGAAAGCGGGTTGTTGCAATTTGCGCAGCAATTGACCGTTGGCGGAGAAAATCCAGATCTCGCAATCCTCCGGCAAATTGGCGAATCGCAATGGCTGATCCGATGTCGAGATGCGATACGGATTCGGGTAAACCCGCAGATTGTCCAGATTTTCCACCGTACTCGTTAGATTGATAGCGCTGCTGCGATTATCCAGCAGTGTGCCGTTTTCGCTGAGCATTCCGCTGATGCGCAACTGATATATTTCGCCCAAACTGCCGATCCGGTTATCCGGCGACAAATTCACAATAACTGTGTTGCGATCCACGGGATCGACGTATGCCGACAAAATATCCACTGCCGGTTTTAGCGAATACAATGAAATATCCGACGCCGATTGTGCATCCACAGCGGCGCTGAAGGTGATTTGCAATTCCGTTTTGGAAATAATTGCCACAGATTTTAGCGAAAATAATTCTGTTGCCGGTGAAATGGTGAAATTCACCACCAGCGAATCGCGGGTGAGCGGTGTGCCGGCGTCATCCGAAATTTGCCCGATAACCAATGTGTGCGTGCCAACTGGCAAATCGTCGCGAAAGGAAATCAGCGCCTCGCGGCGATTTTGGCTGCGAATGATGCTGCCGGGCTGCTCGCCATTCGCCAGCCGGTAATTGGCGGTTTCGAACGCGTTTTGCGCCATCGCCTCGCTGAATTGCAGTTGCAATTGTCGCGGAGATTGCACAATCAGCGATTGCAGCACCGGCGGCGCGTTTGGTCGTGCGGTAGCGCTTTGGCTGAGCGGGCTTTCCGGCTCCGCAAATTGCGGATTGATCTGGCTGATTGCGTAATCGAACGATTGTCCGTTGATCAAATTTTCATCAAAAAATGAGTTGGAATCAATTGAGTCAAGTAATTGAAAAACAGTAGCTTCCGCCAATTTTCTGTAAATGCGGTAATACGCCGCACCGCTCGATTGCCGCCACGAAAGCTGCACCGAGGTCGTATCCAGCGGCGTGGCTGTCAGCCCGGTTGGCGCTGGCGGACGATTGCCGTTTGCCGCAGTTTCCAGCCGTAACAGCCCATCCGGCGAATTGAGCAGCACGTCGGTTTTGCCGTTGCCATCCACATCCGCGACAACTGCGGTGTTGCTGTTCACGCCTTCGCGGAACCACTGCACCGCCAGCGAATCATCGCGCAGCGAGAGCACATACGCTCGCGGAAACAGCGTGAGCACAATTTCCGCGCGATTATCGCCATCCAGATCCGCAACGGTCAACCCGTTAAATATGCCCGATTGCACCGTGACACCCAAAATTTGCTGCGCAGCCACGGGCGTAAACTGATCGCTGCCGCTGTTGCGCCACAAGCTGATCGCCCAAAATTGGGCGTTGACGTTCGATTCGCGGAGCACGTTCGGCTGGTTGCGCACGGCGCTCACCAATTCCGGCAATCCGTCGCCGTCCAAATCGCCGGACGCGAGCAGTGCGCTGCCGCCGCTGCCGTTCATGCGGTTTGCCCATTTAAATTGATATGCGCCAACAGAATTGGCTTCGTAAACCAGCACATCGCCGTCCAAATCTTCCAGCACGATTTCCATTCTTCCGTCGCCGTCAAAATCGTCCAGCACGGTGATGGGCACGCCAAACTGGTTGTTTCCAGAGGTGGCTGCTACAAGCGTTTGCTGCTCCTGCAGCTCAAAATTTTCAGAAATATCGAACACTTTCCACTGCCCGAAGTTCAGTGCAAACAACTCTTTAGCTGCATCGTTGTCAAAATTGCCAAACTTGCTCACCCAAAAATTTGTGGTATCGTCCCAAACGATTGAATTGGGCAATTCGCCGGATGCGTTGCCGCCGAGCAACAGCGAATTGTTGCCAAAACCGGCAGCGATCTGCACTCCGTCGCCGGTGCGAACAATTGCCGCATCGCGTGGAATCAGCGGAAATTCAGTCAACTTGCTGAACTGCCAGCCATCGGAATCCCACTCGCCAACGGTCAGTCCGCCGAACTGTGTGCCGTTTTCCAACTCGGAAAACACGATTTCCGGACGTCCGTCGTTGCGAAAATCCGCGGTTGCGGGCATCAGAAATCCGGAAATCGGCAGCGTTTCCGCAACGGTCAATAAATTTTGGTTCAATGCGGAGAGGTTCAGCGAAAAGCGAAAATAGCTGCCGCCATTGTCATCCGTTGCCGCCAAACCGGCAGCGTTTTCCAGTTCGATGAAACCCTCGGCAGCACCGGAAAAGTCATTCGGTTCGATGATAAATACATGATTATTCTGAAAATAGCGCGATGATTTCGAATAGCTGAAATCGCCGGAACCGGCGGGACGATAGCGTAACGTTGCGGCTGTCGGATCATCTGTATCAAATTGGATCAACGCACCACCATCCGCACCGATGATCACCGGCAGCGTTTCGATCGACACAATTTGCGGCGCGCTGCGATCGAGAAATACCCGGCTTCGCGAAACGATATCGCTTTGCCCGCGCTGTTTCAGCCGCAATTCCAGCGTGTAAACCGTGTCCATCAGCGATCCGGTTTGCCAAATGCCCAGCGTATCGTTGAGCAATTGCGCGCTGCCGCCGGACGCGATGTTGATCAGTTCGAACGGTGTTTCGCCGATACCGAACGCCAGCGACCAACTCTCCAGATCCGGGCTGATGACAGTGCCGCTCACCGGAACGCTGTTGGCGGAAACGCCGCCATCATTGGGTGGCGCAGTGATTACCGCAAATCCGCCACTGCCGATTGCCAGACTTTTTTCGATGTCGATCAACCCGTGTCCGAAAAAACGATCCCACCCGAAAAATCCCAAATCTTGCGCGCCGGCATACAGCGCACCGATCACCTGTTCGCGCGGCATCGAAACATCCTGCGACCAGATGAGCGCGAGCGCCGCACAAACCAACGGTGCGGAAAACGATGTGCCGTTAACTGGACCGTATTCGCTGCCAATTTGCGTCGCAAAAACGTTGCTGCCCGGTGCCGCAATGTTCAGCGAATTACCAAAACTTGAAAAACCGGAAAGCTGGTCGGTGGAGTCCGTCGCACCGACGGAAATGGTCTCGCTGAACGCCGCCGGATAGTTTGGTTCCGCGTTGCCGCTGTTGCCGGACGATGCCACAAAAATGGCGCCTTTGCTGATACCGTATTCGATCGCGTCGCGCAGTAGGTAGGAAAACGCCACGTCGCCAAAGCTCATGTTGACAATTTTGCAGCCGTTATCTACAGCATAAACAATAGCTTCGGCAACGTCATCTTCTTCCAGAAAACCGGAGGCGGTGCCTGCCCGCA of Calditrichia bacterium contains these proteins:
- a CDS encoding S8 family serine peptidase, which produces MTFRKTLAIICFCLTFGLNFSAVAEEIIVGFRQAVTVEKNEQLTGRFRFSLPEVQRIADQVSPQAVRNLFPAEKSQLPELLKNVQIWQFPDDHRAANAIESLQKINAVAYVQPNYRRKVHHLPNDPLLGRQWYLNNIRAAEGWQRGSGDPSVIVGVIDTGIDYQHEDLQGQLWTNPAEDLNGNGRLDSLDLNGVDDDGNGYIDDVWGWDFTDAPGFPDGGDFRDPDNDPMDEYGSGHGTPIAGLIAAKSDNGIGISGVASGVRVMNLRAGTASGFLEEDDVAEAIVYAVDNGCKIVNMSFGDVAFSYLLRDAIEYGISKGAIFVASSGNSGNAEPNYPAAFSETISVGATDSTDQLSGFSSFGNSLNIAAPGSNVFATQIGSEYGPVNGTSFSAPLVCAALALIWSQDVSMPREQVIGALYAGAQDLGFFGWDRFFGHGLIDIEKSLAIGSGGFAVITAPPNDGGVSANSVPVSGTVISPDLESWSLAFGIGETPFELINIASGGSAQLLNDTLGIWQTGSLMDTVYTLELRLKQRGQSDIVSRSRVFLDRSAPQIVSIETLPVIIGADGGALIQFDTDDPTAATLRYRPAGSGDFSYSKSSRYFQNNHVFIIEPNDFSGAAEGFIELENAAGLAATDDNGGSYFRFSLNLSALNQNLLTVAETLPISGFLMPATADFRNDGRPEIVFSELENGTQFGGLTVGEWDSDGWQFSKLTEFPLIPRDAAIVRTGDGVQIAAGFGNNSLLLGGNASGELPNSIVWDDTTNFWVSKFGNFDNDAAKELFALNFGQWKVFDISENFELQEQQTLVAATSGNNQFGVPITVLDDFDGDGRMEIVLEDLDGDVLVYEANSVGAYQFKWANRMNGSGGSALLASGDLDGDGLPELVSAVRNQPNVLRESNVNAQFWAISLWRNSGSDQFTPVAAQQILGVTVQSGIFNGLTVADLDGDNRAEIVLTLFPRAYVLSLRDDSLAVQWFREGVNSNTAVVADVDGNGKTDVLLNSPDGLLRLETAANGNRPPAPTGLTATPLDTTSVQLSWRQSSGAAYYRIYRKLAEATVFQLLDSIDSNSFFDENLINGQSFDYAISQINPQFAEPESPLSQSATARPNAPPVLQSLIVQSPRQLQLQFSEAMAQNAFETANYRLANGEQPGSIIRSQNRREALISFRDDLPVGTHTLVIGQISDDAGTPLTRDSLVVNFTISPATELFSLKSVAIISKTELQITFSAAVDAQSASDISLYSLKPAVDILSAYVDPVDRNTVIVNLSPDNRIGSLGEIYQLRISGMLSENGTLLDNRSSAINLTSTVENLDNLRVYPNPYRISTSDQPLRFANLPEDCEIWIFSANGQLLRKLQQPAFAGAVEWDLQTAQQVPVASGVYVYVVRWNGQEKKGKLLIIQ
- the mscL gene encoding large conductance mechanosensitive channel protein MscL, whose protein sequence is MWQEFKKFALKGNIFDMAVGIIVGAAFSPIVKSFVDDVLMPPIGLLLGGVDFTDMFLVLKQGAAAAGPYATLAAAKEAGAVTINVGTFINTVINFLIIGWAVFMLVKGAAKMEKKEEEKPAAPPAPPEDVVLLREIRDALKAK